From Juglans regia cultivar Chandler chromosome 8, Walnut 2.0, whole genome shotgun sequence, the proteins below share one genomic window:
- the LOC109006171 gene encoding ankyrin repeat domain-containing protein, chloroplastic translates to MSVTSSSALLLSSHGAQTHPKIFAILPTHRPFSLSLSLSIYLTPNPITATLNLPRKPHSLPTTSSLLPLHNGLHNDLLEDHVVGDCVVFEDGVFDDPFIEDDVAFEASPPPPKHKNKHKKPVAEIQTENLVPDQWKEVQAEINITKKERRKIAQKLQYGSRVEKRKKGYEPIRNVNVLQELKEAKLAQLKPLVLDNPSQFPVVEEEEKGEEVAEVNAPASSSERVAPKNPRWAVYGRGLEDVTEFFNSENYVPGEDNSSEGRRKLFTKEEKLLLKMKKPDVAGATSDKWLPLHTLAASGEFYLMDALLKHNVDINAVDKDGWTALHKAIIGKKQAITNYLLRESANPFVLDKDGATLMHYAVQTASSQAIKILVLYNVDINRQDNDGWTPLHLAVQAKRTDVVRLLLIKGADKTIRNKDGLTPLDLCLCSGQDTKTYELIKLLKQLPQLRQGELL, encoded by the exons ATGTCAGTCACCTCTTCCTCCGCTCTTCTGCTCAGCTCCCATGGGGCCCAAACCCATCCCAAAATCTTCGCTATCCTCCCCACACACCGCccattctccctctccctctccctctccatctaCCTCACTCCCAACCCCATTACCGCCACCCTAAACCTCCCTAGAAAACCCCACTCCTTACCTACCACCTCCTCGCTTCTTCCCCTCCATAACGGCCTCCATAACGACCTCCTAGAGGACCATGTCGTTGGCGACTGCGTCGTTTTCGAGGATGGCGTGTTCGACGACCCTTTCATCGAAGATGACGTCGCTTTCGAGGCTTCCCCTCCCCCTCCCAAGCACAAGAACAAGCACAAGAAACCAGTCGCGGAGATCCAGACCGAGAATCTTGTCCCGGACCAGTGGAAGGAAGTCCAAGCGGAGATTAATATCACCAAGAAAGAGAGGCGTAAGATTGCTCAGAAATTGCAGTACGGCAGCCGGGtcgagaagaggaagaagggttACGAGCCCATCAGGAATGTGAACGTCCTGCAGGAGTTAAAGGAGGCCAAGCTGGCGCAGCTGAAGCCACTCGTGCTCGACAATCCTTCACAGTTCccggtggtggaggaggaggagaagggggAAGAAGTAGCTGAAGTGAACGCGCCTGCGTCATCGAGCGAGCGAGTCGCGCCCAAGAATCCCAGGTGGGCGGTTTATGGTAGGGGCTTGGAGGATGTGACGGAGTTCTTCAATAGTGAGAATTATGTGCCTGGTGAAGATAATTCCTCCGAAG GGCGTCGCAAGTTGTTTACCAAGGAGGAAAAGCTTCTGCTGAAGATGAAGAAACCTGATGTGGCAGGTGCAACCTCG GACAAGTGGCTACCTTTGCACACTCTTGCTGCATCTGGAGAGTTTTACCTTATGGATGCTTTGTTGAAACATAATGTCGATATTAATGCTGTGGATAAG GATGGTTGGACAGCTCTTCACAAAGCGATAATTGGAAAAAAGCAGGCCATTACAAACTATCTTTTGAGAGAGTCAGCTAATCCATTCGTTCTTGATAAA GATGGGGCCACCTTGATGCACTATGCAGTCCAAACAGCTTCCAGTCAGGCAATTAAAATTCTTGTTCTGTATAATGTTGATATCAACCGTCAGGACAAT GATGGTTGGACCCCGTTACATCTTGCCGTTCAAGCCAAGAGAACAGATGTAGTGAgacttttattgatcaaaggAGCTGACAAGACCATAAGAAACAAG GATGGTTTGACCCCACTTGACCTTTGCCTTTGTTCTGGCCAAGACACAAAGACTTATGAGCTGATCAAGCTGTTGAAGCAGCTTCCACAGCTACGGCAAGGTGAACTACTATAA